The DNA region AGGGCTGAGGAAGTTCTTTGCTAGTGAAGAGCAGCTTTTGTGTTCAGCATACTTGGAGCAGTTTGTGGTCTCTCAAGCCAGTGGCGGGGTGCTGAGCCTGGCTCAGCACTGACCTGGTGTGCTGAGTCACCAGCTGCACTGACTTGCAGATTCCTAGGAAATACTCTTCCTGTGGGCTGTTGTGAGTCAAGGATATCTTGATTTTGATCAGCAAAAGGACTCCTCCTGTGATGAGTGCTGGACTGTCATGCCTAATTGTGGAAGCCTGGCTATTTCCCTTGCACAGGTGCTATGCCAGACCAGTCAGAAACCTAACATAATCATCAAATGGCCTAATTCCTGCCTCTCCCCATAATCTCTCCTAGCCTCTTCCTGCCCGGTTTCACTCAGAGTGTGGGAGAGAGGTGGTCACAGACACCAGGTTTCTGTTGAGTCTTTGTTCTGCATTATAAGTTTGTATTTCAGAGATGTTTCTTTGGGCTGCTGTATATAATGTAGGCAGCACATCACTCAGACCTGtaatttttcagctttcaaCTTCAGGTCTTCCCTACCATGATGAGAAGTTTCTGTTCTTCTTAGATTAATTACTACAGCAGCTTAAATAGTTAACTCAAAATGCATCTAGTTTTGACTGTTGTTTTTATTCTCTCATAGGTTACCTATTGCAAGCAGTCCTGGGCACAACAGTGATCCCTTTATGTGGGCCTGGTGAAATGGAGAACTGCACAACAGCGCTCAGTAAGTACTGCACAGCTCTTTGTAAATAACAGATCTCTGGTTCCCATCTTCCTTGGGCTGGCAGTCTCACTGAGGTGCCCTTGGGAATGATTCTTCTCTGAGCAGCATTGCTTACATCCTGAGGTACTCATGAAATGTCTTTGCAGTCCAGACAGAGAACAGCCCACGTGTGGCCCAAGTTGGGATAACGAGATGCAAGCCTGAAATGAAGGACTACTGCTTCCATGGGCAGTGTGTGTACATCGTGGACTTGGATGAGCACTATTGCAGGTATGGACAGGCCCCACTCATCCTGCAGATTTCCCTGAGGTGGGCTTTGAAGTGAACTTTGCTCTGGCTGCCATTGACACTTAGCTGAAAAAACAATCCAGCCATGTATTAAATGCTCACAAGAAAGTGAAGAGGAGCACCATGTCTATAATGCTCAGCTGCATTTAAGGAAGTGTTAAGCACATGTGCTGCCTCCAGTGATCTCTGTGAGAGTGTCAGACACCTGAAATTAGTGACCAACCCAGCTTAGACTTGGGACATTCTTTCTGATGGGCTTCCCTGATCATCTCTGTTTATACTAGTATGAGATCCAGAACTCAGGCACAGAACCAAGGTCTCTCCTTTGATCCAACCTATGAAATAAAGATCCTTTAGGCATTTTTAAGGGTATTGCTCATTTACCTGATCAGTTTAGAGCCGCCTCTAGGACCACATGGGCTTCAGTTACATCAGTTTAAGTGTCTCGTCCCTGAGGAAACAGCAGGCCAGCAGCATGGGACACTCTGTGAGCTCCTGAGGTGTAACCCCACGCCACATCTCTGATTGTGCCTCTCTCACCCTCAGGTGTGACGTGGGCTTCTCCGGAGTGCGGTGCGTGCACTCGGAGCTCGTCCGGCAGCCCCTCAGCAAGGAGTACGTGGCACTGACCGTCATCGTGGTTTTGCTCTTCCTCGCTGCCCTCTCTCTCGCCAGCTACTACATCTGCAGAAGGTGAGACTCGCGCTCCTGGTGGCTTGGGAGGCTGAGCCAGCTGGAGGTGGCAGGCATCCTCTGAGCACCCCCGTGTAGCCTGGAACACCTCACTCACTGGGCAGTTCCATACACAGACCCGCTCAGCTGTGCTTGAAGCGCTCGGCACAGGCAGCGTGCTGGCAGTGTGGCATGGCCCAGGCTGCAGGCCAGGCGGCAGCACTCCCAGCGCCTGTTTGCCCTCACACTGGGGCTCTGTAGGTTGGTTCGTATGTGGCTTAGAGGGTGTGTTGAGATCAAGGAGAGAGCAGGCAGGGAATAGGAATATTTGAGTTCTTTCATTGGTAATGCCATTCCCTCAGGCATcaggggctggagagcagctggatTTCTACCAGCTGATTTGCTGATCTGGTATGTTACTGTGGTGAGTGTGATATCATGAGCACTGCCTTATCAGCTTTACCATGGGGGACAGTACTCTTCTCCATGAACAGATCCAAAGCAGCAGGAATCATTCTCCAGACTAAAAACTGGCTGGTAAGCATTTGTCAGAGGGCTGAGGAGGTAGAACAAGTCCAGAAGGAGAGCTCAGCTTCCTGGATCTGGTAGGCAGCTAGATGGTAACCAGCAGGATTTCTCAAAGACAAGCCTAGTACCAGCAGGAAGACTGTAATGCAGATGTGAAATTGTCAGTGAAGAGTCGAGAAAGGAGACTGCATTCAAGTGATGTCAGACCTGGAAATAAGCGCAGACAGAGAGAGCCCAGCGGCTAGAGATTTAAAACAAATGTGAGGAGCTcgtatggttttttttttctttctttcctttgccCCCCACTCCCCATCACTCTCCAAAAGCAACTGGCTTTCCAGAATTCACGTCTCTCTGCTATTTCAGGTACCGCAACAAGAGGAGACAAACAAACACCAGTGAATACAAGGAAGTTGGTGCGCTATAGGAGAAGCTGTGACTTCCTGCAGTGTTTTGTTCATCTGGATGGACTCAGTGACTACCTGTctatttaaatgttatttttattaataatatttacaatatttataacctttaaaaaatttcaattGTTTGGTGATTCAATAAGCATAGGtcaagcattttattttcagtgttttatttttttatcaaatGATATTTCCTAAAGGGAATCCCACCTAAGTGGTTCTTTGGGATAgagatatatttttataaaaactcGTCTTCTTGCTCTGGAGAGaagaattttatatttattcttGTGAATATACTCAAAGCAATTGTATTCCTTGAAATAAAACTTCTAGACAAAGTCAAAATGTCTGCTGATTCCAGCAAGTGGTGGTGGATGGAGTTACCTCCAGCTGGCCACCTGTCACTGGGGATGTTCCCAGTCCTGTTTCGTATCTTCATCAGCAAATCCTCATGAAAGGGAAGACATTGAGAGCCTGGAGCATATCCAGAGGAGGGAGGTGGGGAAGAGTCTGGAGGGCACATCTGgtgaagagcagctgaaggagctgggaaaattcagcctggagaaaaggaggctccgGAGGGAGCCTTCTGtctctccacaactccctgacaggagcgGGCAGCCAGGGTGGGTCAGGGGATCTGcttccagggaacagggacaggacaaaagAAAACGGCCTCACgctgtgcctggggaggtttagattggatattggggaAAATTTATTCACTCTAAgagctgtccagccctggcagatgctgcacagggcagtggtggagacCCCATCCCAGGGGAAGTTTAACAGACAAGTTGATGTGGTACTTGGGGAGTTGGGTTATTGGTAggtttggcagtgctggattaatGCTTGGACCCTATGATCTCAGAGTGAAACCCAGCGTGGCTTGACTGAGTAGTGTCTTTGAAGCCTCAGCAGTTATTCTTGGAGAGAGAAACCACAGTACTATTAATAAAGTGTATCAATGTACCTTAGTTCCAATGCATAGTTTTAACTGCCACAACTGGAGGAAGTCTCAGAGGACAGCTCCTAGTGCAGTATATCCAACACGTACTGCATGGCAGCAGCACGGATCTTGGCTCACTCATACCCTCAGgaaggctgtgctggctgtgttttggatttcagcagggaggcagcagcacaagctGATGAGACTCTGCAGCTGAACACACGAACACGTGGCAGCTCAGGGTGCGAGTGTAGCTACAGCAGGACACCTGCTTTGGAACCAGCACGAGTCCTCCCCATAAAGTTTCTGCCACAACATCCATTGTACAGCTTGGAGCAGGGCAAGGAAAATTTTTGAGTTTGGCCATAAATATCTTCTTTGCCTAAAATAATGATAAAGTAGCCTGCTGAGGTTTAGCTGAACCCCAGGTGTTGGCTCCCTGTGAACAGGAAGGATCCTTGCAGCACCTGAATCATCCCTGCTAATCCCATCCCTTCTCACACTTTCAGAAGATGTGAGAAAAAGCCCAACCTTTACGTCATTCCTGGTCACTGACAGACATCATGGCAGGCTGCGTTGGGCTGTGTTTTTGGGTGTTGGTGGGTGTGAAACCGGTGATCTCTTGGCTTGTGCAACAGTGGGTTATCCTGTAGGGATTATGCTTGCCGTGCTGGGTCTGTGCAGATAGCCTGTGGCTACCTTCTGCCACCTTCTCAGGTGACCTAAGTGCTCATTGTTGGCAGTGCTACAGGGCTGTCTTTGCCCAGCTCTCAGTCCAGGTCATTCAGCAGTTGAGATGAGTTTCCCTGCTCCTTCTGGACCCTCAGCATGGAACTAGAAGAGGATAGTTGGTCATTCCCAGTTAACTGGGTTAACTCACAGGGCCCTCATTAGCTGCTCTTCAACTTTTCActtcctctctccttctcctgtAATCTGGTTGTGACACAGGAACCTGTTCTGCTGGGTAACTGGTGACAGCTAATGGCAATCCCAGCCACAGCCTCATTGTtacacagcctttcccagtggtAAGATGCGGCAAAAATCGATTCTTGGAGCCTCCTTCCATTCTTGCTGTGACCCAGTTAGGATATGTGGTGACAcatcctttttccccctcaggcTTCCTTGCCTGTCTGTGAACTACTCTGTCCCGTCCCTGTTTATCCTCCAGAAACTCTTCCTGGACTCCTGGAAAGGCTCAGCCCAGAGGCCTGGCCCCCAAACACTGACCTTTTTGCTCTTCTGCTCCACTTGGCAGGAGAATCCCAAAAGAGGacctgagcagcccctggaaCTGCAGATGCATCTTTTTGCTGCTCTTGCAGAAGGTTACAGCTGCAGtaagagcagcagcctggggttTATCATGCCTTACACTTTTGGGTCAGACACATGTAACAGGAACAGTCCACTTTCAGGCCTGTGCAGGatttgtttggagttttttatcTGTCTTGACTTTTAGCTGACTGTCCTGATCTGGCCTGGGCTTTTTCCACCTATCCTGTTGCTCATCTGATTCCAGCCCACAGCAGGTCTTCCAGCATCTGTGTTTTTCTCACTCCTGCACAGGATTGGGAAACTGCAGAGCTTAGGGCCACATACCAGCCTGCCACCTCAACAGCTTGTGCTGGCTGGACGGAGATTGCCAGTCCAGCAACCACACAGCCAGGTCCCAGGGACACACCCCAAATAATTTGCCTCTGAGAATGAACCTCCCTCATTCTTTCCATGGTTTCTGCTGGCACCACCTCTGTCCCTCTGGTGCAGCTCTTCCTCACCTGCACCACCCACTGTCAGAGTCACCTTTGGCTGCCTCTTTCCTGCAGTGAGAGCACCCGTGGTGTGTCTCCCAGGTGGCCCTGCCAAAGCCTTCCTCACACAATGGCTTTGTTTGCTGCATGAGTATTACAGGCCAGGGCAGTTTTTCTCTGCCCGTGACAAACTCATTCACAGCAGAGGgagtgtgtgtggggggggaaAGGGACTGGAGGCTGGTGCTGGAGAAACCCACCTGATGACCTGTCATCATACAGGTAGGTGACAGGTGGTCATTAGCCTGTCCTCAGGGCCACCAGCAAGCCACTGTGCAGGGTTTCTGCCTGGGACACTTGTGCTGGCAGCTCTCTGGAGGAccgagcagctgcagctcccataGCTGCAGGGGTGCTCTGTTTGACATCTCCCATCCTTTTTAAACCTGTCTCATCCCAGATTTGCCCTCTTGGTAACCCTGCCCTGGGATTCTTGCCCTCAGGTCTGTATATTTTATCAGAAACTCATTCCAGTCTCCTGGGATTCAGGCAAAGGCCAGCTGATGCTTGTTTTCAGGCCTGGGGCTGTCTGACCTAGAAAGCAACAGCAACAACTCCTTCCTGGTGTCCCACGGAAGGATTGTGCTCGTGTGAAGGCTCACTGTAAACCCTCCAAAATTCTTTGGCTTTGTGCAGACATCACTGGTGGTGTTTCCCCTGGTCACCATGGCTGACTTGTTTTAAGAGGGCATTAGAAGAAAGACCTTTCCAAAAGCAGCCACCAACCACAGAACTGCAAAGAGATTAGAGTGTGAGTCCTCACAGCAACATAAGCCAGTCATCACCTCATCACTTCTTGAGGGACAAACACTTTTagtgcctgtgctgtgcccaggcaccAAAGCTGGAACTGCCATTTGCACAGTGTCTCTGGCTGCCCGAGTGTTTAAAAGCAGCCCCCTGCAGTACACTGAGCAGCGGCAGCCCACAGGGCATCTGCCGTGGCAGTGCAGTCAGCTCCAGAGCCGAGCCTGCTGTCTGCAAAGGCTGCTGCCTTTGCGTGCCTCACCGGCTTGGGCAATCCCAGCGCTTTGGGAGTCACAAGTTCCCCGCAGCAGCTTTCCTCGGAGCGCGTCAGCCACGGATCTCAGGAAGCCTCGGTGACTGTCCCGGTTACATCACAGAGGCGGAGGACGTTTGGACAACTGTCCCTGCTGAGGCAAGCCTCGGATTGCACAGCGCATCTGGCGCCTCATCCCGGGGCTGCTCGTGagaagggcagggatggagctcagggaggagagaggagctTAAGTGGGCTGGAAAGAATCACAAGTCATGTACTCATCGCATATCTGACCTGGGTCAGTAGCAGTCATCCTTTGTGTCTGTGCTGAAGAAAGTATGGGTGGATGGACCAATGAACAgatggaagaagggaagaaaggatgGACGTAAGGAAGGATAGATGGAAGGTGTTTCATCAGTAAATGTAGAAGTTTAGTCTTGCACAAATAGAcatcattattttaataaagcCAGTGCCAAGCCTAAATTACCCCAACACTCCCATGATATAATCCCATCCTATATGATTAAAAGATTTCCCAGCAAACTTTGGAGATTAAGAAAACTGATCAAAAAATATTGAGAAATCTCTGTGCTCTACCCTGATGGATACCAGTCTGATCCTTCTGACCCAGTCACCAGAGGGCTCCAGCCTCTTGATAGGAAAATCCAGTTGGAATTTAGGAGACAAGATACAGTAGTGAACAGGCACCAGACACAATTTGGAACCACTGTTTGTCCATGGACATTTGTTCCCAATGGTCCTGTGACAGTGGCTCTTTCTGGTCTGGTTTGTTGGGCTCTTTATTGATGCCCTTCATTATAATGGGAAGCTGGGGAAGTTGGAAAAGCCACATGAAGATGAAGAGAGGTCAGTTCAGCTGcctctcccagagctgctgccatttGTGCTGTACAGAGAAATGGAGGTTAATTTTAGGAGAGAAAACTGGCTGATGGGAGTGGATATTCTTCTGGATACACACAACAACAGGGGAATAAGCCTTCAGGTCACTTCTGAGAGGGGGGCAATGGAAACCTGACTGAGGAATTGTAATAAGGGGACAGAAAATCAGAGAATAGAGCTTCAGTGAGAGCAAGAAAGGATGATGAGGGTTTTGACAGCAAAAAGGATACAGAAGCAAAGTCTGGAGGAAACAGGACTCAGTACCTCACAAAATCAGAGCACCTGCGACCTCCCAAACACCTGGAGCTCACTCTGGGTCAGCTCACCCAGCCCCGGAGAACGCTCACCAGGAGGGGAGGAGCATTTAAAGAGGGAAGGGCAAATATCAGAAATCAGATTGGCAATTAGACTCAGGGTTGTTTATTCTCCAGGCACATTCACCTATTTATTTAGATTTCCTTTCTGCTGTGATAACTGAGCTGGGGTATTTCATTTCAGCTGCTTCATCACTAGTCAAAGTTTGCTAGATTTTTCCAGCTCGCCCaggttgttttgtttcagtgaaTTCGTATCAAACAGACGAGAAAAAAAATCCGTCCATCAACTGGTATTCTTGACAGGTTCGGCGTCCCGTGACATTCCTAGCGCTGCTTTCGTTCCCATCTAGTGGCCAGCTGGAAGATTACACTCCCAGATCCCCAAGTCTTGGCGGGAGCGTCATCCCGTGCTGTCAGCCGTGGGGTTCGGGCTCCGGGACAGAGTAGGATGGGAGCACAGCCTCCCTGCCTTTATGGCAGGCCATGGGGAGTTAGCTGGGAAGTTTCCTGGAGAAAAGCAGTGTTTTATGCTCATCCTAAAAAAGGCAGAGAACGTTCTGAGCTTAGGAATACTGGTATTTTTGTGTGCATCCAAAAAAGGTGGAAATTATGGCTCTCAGCATTTTCTTAATGCAAAATTTGGAGCACCACCACCTCCAACATG from Anomalospiza imberbis isolate Cuckoo-Finch-1a 21T00152 chromosome 4, ASM3175350v1, whole genome shotgun sequence includes:
- the EREG gene encoding proepiregulin isoform X2 produces the protein MDAGCLWGRSLLLFLGYLLQAVLGTTVIPLCGPGEMENCTTALIQTENSPRVAQVGITRCKPEMKDYCFHGQCVYIVDLDEHYCRCDVGFSGVRCVHSELVRQPLSKEYVALTVIVVLLFLAALSLASYYICRRYRNKRRQTNTSEYKEVGAL
- the EREG gene encoding proepiregulin isoform X1, coding for MEDRDGEPTAKRDCCAENLRIAGYLLQAVLGTTVIPLCGPGEMENCTTALIQTENSPRVAQVGITRCKPEMKDYCFHGQCVYIVDLDEHYCRCDVGFSGVRCVHSELVRQPLSKEYVALTVIVVLLFLAALSLASYYICRRYRNKRRQTNTSEYKEVGAL
- the EREG gene encoding proepiregulin isoform X3, yielding MTDAKSGYLLQAVLGTTVIPLCGPGEMENCTTALIQTENSPRVAQVGITRCKPEMKDYCFHGQCVYIVDLDEHYCRCDVGFSGVRCVHSELVRQPLSKEYVALTVIVVLLFLAALSLASYYICRRYRNKRRQTNTSEYKEVGAL